A segment of the Xenorhabdus bovienii SS-2004 genome:
TAGTCATTTCGATCAGAACGTCGTAATACCCCGAAATATCTTTGGCGCGCTTTAAAATCTGCTCGTTGGCTACGATATCATCAAACACAATGGCAGGATCATTGACGATATTACGGATAATATGCGTATAGGAGCGCGAATGAATCGTTTCTGAAAACGACCATGTTTCAATCCAGGTTTCTAATTCTGGAATGGAAATCAGCGGCAGGAATGCCACATTCGGACTACGGCCCTGAATGGAATCCAACAGCGTTTGATATTTCAGATTACTAATGAAAATGTGTTTTTCATGATCCGGCAATGCATTGTAGTCAATGCGATCACGGGAAACATCAACTTCTTCAGGACGCCAGAAGAACGAAAGCTGTTTTTCAATCAGTTTCTCAAAAATAGGATATTTCTGCTGATCATAACGCGCTACGTTCACAGGCTGGCCGAAAAACATCGGTTCCTGTAGTTGATTATTTTTTACTTGTGAAAAAGTGGTATAAGACATAACTTCCTCAAATCAAATTTTACACGCGCCGCCGTCACAATCGGAATCAGCAGACTCAACGACCTCTTCCAGATCACCCTGAACATCTTCCGCTCCATCGCGGGTGTTGTGGTAATACAGTGTTTTCACGCCATATTTGTAAGCGAGCAGTAAATCTTTCAGCAACTGATTCATCGGAACTTTGCCGTTCGGGAAACGAGCAGGATCATAGTTAGTATTGGCAGAAATCGATTGGTCAATGAATTTCTGCATGATCCCCACCAGCTGTAGGTAGCCATCGGTACCCGGCATTTGCCACAGCAACTCATAAGCCCCTTTCAGACGGTTATATTCCGGTACAACCTGACGCAAGATGCCATCTTTTGATGCCTTGATACTGATATAGCCGCGTGGTGGCTCAATACCGTTGGTCGCATTGGAGATCTGCGAAGAAGTCTCTGACGGCATCAATGCTGACAATGTTGAGTTACGCAGGCCATGCTGCCGGATGTCATTACGCAGGGTTTCCCAATCCATATGCAGAGGTTCGCGGGTCAGTGTATCCAGTGTTTTTTTGTAAGTATCAATTGGCAGAATACCCTGTGCATAAGTGGTTTCACCAAACCACGGGCAAGCACCCTTCTCTTTCGCCAGCCCATTCGAGGCTTTCAGCAGGTAATACTGAATGGCTTCAAATGTTTTGTGTGTCAGGTTATTGGCACTACCATCAGAATAACGGACACCGTTTTTCGCCAGATAATAAGCGAAGTTAATCACACCAATGCCCAGCGTACGGCGTCCCATTGACCCCTGTTTAGCCGCGATGATTGGATAATCTTGATAATCCAGCAAAGAATCCAGTGCTCGAACGGCCAATTCTGCTAATTCTTCCAGTTCCGTCAGATTATTAATGGCACCCAGGTTGAAAGCAGACAGTGTACACAGGGCAATCTCACCATTTTCATCATTGATATTATTCATTGGCTTGGTTGGCAGTGCAATTTCCAAACATAAGTTTGACTGACGCACAGGTGCAACCGCCGGATCAAATGGGCTGTGTGTATTACAATGGTCAACGTTCTGGATGTAAATACGGCCGGTTGAAGCACGCTCCTGCATCATCAGTGAGAACAGCTCCACGGCTTTAATGCGCTCTTTACGGATAGTTACGTCACTTTCGTACTGAGTGTACAGACGCTCAAATTCATCTTGATCCGCAAAGAAAGCATCATACAGCCCCGGGACATCAGATGGGCTGAACAGAGTAATGTCTTCCCCTTTGATCAGGCGTTCATACATCAATTTATTGAGCTGCACACCATAATCCATATGGCGCACGCGGTTACCTTCAACACCACGGTTGTTTTTCAGTACCAGCAGGCTTTCTACTTCCAAATGCCACAGCGGGTAGAACAAAGTCGCAGCACCACCACGGACTCCCCCCTGCGAACAGGATTTCACAGCTGTTTGAAAATGTTTATAGAATGGAATACAGCCCGTATGGAAAGCTTCACCATCACGGATAGGGCTACCCAAAGCACGGATGCGGCCTGCATTCACGCCAATGCCTGCTCGCTGGGAAACGTATTTTACAATCGCACTGGATGTTGCATTGATAGAGTCAAGGCTGTCACCACACTCAATCAGAACGCAGGAACTGAACTGGCGAGTTGGTGTGCGAACCCCCGCCATGATTGGCGTTGGCAGCGAAATTTTAAACGTCGAAACTGCATCGTAAAAACGACGGATGTAGCTCAGGCGCGTTTCTTTTGGATAAGTTGAAAATAGGCACGCTGCAACCAGAATGTAGAGAAATTGAGCACTTTCATAAATTTCACCGGTAACACGGTTCTGTACCAGATATTTCCCTTCAAGCTGCTTAACTGCTGCATAGGAGAAGTCCATATCACGCAAATGGTTAATAAAACTGTCCATTTGCTCGAATTCTTCTTTGGAATAGTCTTCCAGCAAATGCTTGTCGTATTTGCCTAAATTCACCATCCGTACAACATGATCATGCAGAGCAGGTGGTTCGAACTGACCGTAAGCCTTTTTGCGCAGATGGAAGATGGCCAAACGAGCCGCCAGATACTGATAATCAGGCGCATCGCCAGAAATCAAATCAGCCGCTGCCTTGATCATGGTTTCATGAATATCGGCTGTTTTGATGCCATCGTAAAATTGAATTTGAGAACGCAGTTCTACTTGTGACACTGAGACATTTTTCAGACCTTCGGCAGCCCAGGCAACGACCCTGTGGATCTTATCCAGATCAATTTGTTCTTTATGTCCATCACGCTTGGTTACTAGCAGACTCTGGTTCATGGGGAAATACACCTTCTCTTTATCGTATCTCGCCTTTATCGCCTTTCTTGACATTGACATATTGACAGCACGATGTACCCGAAATGGCTAAAGGCCAATCGGGAACTAGTAGCAACGGAACGTCGAGAAACACAATATATAGGGGGTAATTAAAACGGTAATAACAAGATAATGTTAAATCCGCATTTTTTCAAGTGCACAAAACAGGGAAGTTTTGTGGATAACTTGAGGATTAATTTTGCCAAAAAGCCGATAACCTGCGTAGTTACTTGATGTTACTTTCACAAAACTATCGGCGAAACGGGGGAAATAAAATCTTAAAAATAATATCTAGTTGCCGTTTTATTAATCCCTAACTGTCACGTTTAAACCGATTGAGTATGAAGCATATAGTTCACGTCTACATTGTGTCCAAGTCGAAATTTATCTGTCAACGGGTTGTAATGTAATCCAATAATATGTTGATCTTTCAGAGGAGTCTTATCTATCCAGCCAATCAGTTCAGAAGGGCGAATAAATTTTTTCGCATCATGCGTCCCTTTCGGCACCATGTTCAAAATATATTCAGCACCAATGACAGCCATTAGCCAGGCTTTACGATTACGATTAATCGTTGAGAAGAAAACATGGCCACCCGGTTTGACTAATTTGGCACAGGCGCGAATCACGGATTCAGGATCTGGAACGTGTTCGAGCATCTCCATGCATGTCACAACATCATAAGAATGCAAATGCTGTTCAGCATGACTTTCTACCGTTTCCTGCACATAAGTGACTGGAGTATCGGATTCCAGTGCATGCAATCGGGCAACCTGCAAAGGTTCAAACCCCATGTCCAGCCCCGTCACATCCGCACCTTCACGCGCCATGCTTTCTGACAGAATCCCACCACCACACCCAACATCCAGCACTTTTTTGCCGAAAAGACCTCCGGCACGTTGCAGGATATAATTCAAACGCAATGGGTTAATCCGGTGCAATGGCTTGAACTCTCCTTCAAGATCCCACCAGCGGGAAGCAACCGCTTCAAATTTTTCGATTTCCTGTTGATCCACATTGGGATGAGACGGGATGTGTGAATCGGGGGTTTTGACGTTCATCAGCGATATCGCTCCTAAGAACTGCTTCACAGAAAGCTGCTCCACAGAAAATGTAACAGTATTATGGGGATGTGTGATAAGAGGGTATTATACATGCCTTAATCTTGAAATACCCGCATCTGGTTTTTATAAAACTGTCAATTTGTGGTATAATTTAAACCTTTGAATTCGGAGTATGAGGGATAGTGGCTCCATGAGCGACATTGCCAGAGAAATCACACCGGTCAATATCGAAGAAGAGCTGAAAAGCTCATATCTGGATTATGCGATGTCCGTTATTGTTGGACGCGCACTGCCGGATGTTCGAGATGGACTGAAGCCAGTACATCGCCGCGTACTTTTTGCGATGAATGTATTAGGAAATGATTGGAATAAATCCTATAAAAAATCAGCCCGTGTTGTTGGGGATGTGATAGGTAAATATCACCCACATGGCGACAGCGCTGTTTATGACACGATTGTACGTCTGGCACAACCCTTCTCCATGCGTTATATGCTGGTTGACGGTCAGGGCAACTTCGGGTCAGTGGACGGCGATTCTGCGGCTGCGATGCGTTATACCGAAGTACGCATGGCGAAAATTGCCCATGAACTGCTGGCAGACTTGGAAAAAGAAACTGTCAATTTTGTGCCTAACTATGATGGTACAGAACAGATCCCCGATGTGATGCCAACCCGTATCCCTAATTTGCTGGTGAATGGCTCATCAGGAATTGCGGTTGGTATGGCAACCAACATTCCACCTCATAACTTATCTGAGGTGGTTGATGGCTGTCTGGCTTATATTGATGATGAAAATATCAGTATAGAAGGCCTGATGGAATACATCCCAGGGCCTGATTTTCCTACAGCGGCTATTATCAATGGACGCCGTGGCATTCAGGAAGCCTATCGTACCGGTCGCGGTAAAATTTATATTCGCGCCCGCGCAAAAATTGAAACTGACGAAAAAAATGGCCGCGAAACCATTATCGTCAATGAAATTCCCTATCAAATAAACAAGGCCCGGCTGATCGAAAAAATTGCCGAGCTGGTGAAAGATAAGCGCATTGAAGGAATCAGTGCACTGCGTGATGAATCCGATAAAGATGGCATGCGTATTGTTATCGAAGTGAAGCGCGATGCCGTGGCTGAGGTTGTCCTGAATAACCTGTATTCACTCACGCAGTTGCAGGTTTCATTCGGTATCAACATGGTTGCTCTGCATCAGGGGCAGCCTAAACTGCTTAACCTGAAAGATATTCTTTCCGCGTTTATCAACCATCGCCGCGAAGTCGTTACACGCCGGACTATCTTTGAACTGCGCAAAGCCCGCGAACGTGCACATATCCTTGAAGCACTGGCTGTCGCACTGGTCAATATCGATTCTGCCATCGAGCTGATTCGTCGGGCATCAACCCCTGCCGAAGCCAAAGCAAACCTGATTGCCCAAGCGTGGGAATTGGGTAATGTTTCAGCAATGCTGGAACAGGCTGGTGATGATGCTGCACGCCCTGAATGGCTGGAGCCGGAATATGGCATTCATGACGGCAAATATTACCTGACCGAACAGCAGGCACAGGCCATTTTGGATCTGCGCTTGCAGAAACTGACTGGTCTGGAACATGAAAAACTGCTCGATGAATATCGTGAACTGCTGAAATTAATCGGTGAACTGCTTTTCATTCTGGAAAACCCAGAACGTTTGAGAGAAGTCATTCGTGAAGAACTACTGGCCATCAAAGATCAATATAACGATGCCCGCCGTACTGAACTCACTGAAAACTCAGCGGATATCAATATTGAAGACCTGATCAATCAGGAAGATGTTGTGGTAACGCTGTCTCATCAGGGATATGTGAAATATCAGCCATTGTCCGATTACGAGGCTCAGCGTCGTGGCGGTAAAGGCAAATCAGCAGCACGTATCAAAGAAGAAGACTTCCTTGAGCGTTTGCTGGTCGCCAATACACACGATACCATCCTCTGTTTTTCAAACAAAGGTAAAATGTACTGGATGAAAGTCTACCAGTTGCCGGAAGCAAGCCGTGGCGCGCGTGGACGTCCGATTGTCAACCTATTGCCACTGGAGCAAGAAGAACGCATTACAGCCATTCTGCCAGTACGTGAATATGAAGATGGGCTGAATATCTTCATGGCAACCGCAAGTGGGACTGTTAAGAAAACTAAACTCAGTGAATTCAGTCGTCCACGTAGTGCCGGTATTATCGCGGTAAAACTAAGTGACGGTGATGAATTGATCGGTGTTGACCTGACTGATGGCAGCAACGAAGTCATGCTGTTCTCTGCGAAGGGTAAAGTCGTTCGTTTCCTCGAAGAAGATGAAGAGACTCTGGAAGACGGTACTATCCGTGTGAAAGGTGTACGTGCAATGGGACGTACAGCGGCGGGGGTTCGTGGTATCAAACTGAGTGCAGGCGATAAAGTCGTCTCCCTGATCATCCCTCGTGGAGAAGGCGAAATTCTGACTGTCACCGAAAATGGCTACGGTAAACGTACTGCTCAGAGCGAATATCCGACTAAATCCCGTGCGACTCAAGGTGTCATTTCTATCAAGGTCAGCGAACGCAACGGTGATGTTATCGGTGCAATTCAGGTTGAAACCACTGATCAGATCATGATGATCACCGATGCGGGGACACTAGTACGTACCCGTGTTTCTGAAGTCAGCGTTGTTGGCCGTAACACACAGGGTGTTACTTTGATCCGTACAACAGAAGATGAAAAGGTCGTTGGTTTGCAACGTGTTGCTGAACCTGACGATGATGAAGACGAAGAAAATAATATAACGTCTCCTTCTGATGAAGGGAATAGCGAATCAGAAGATCAGGTATAACATATACCTTTCCTTGACTATTCTATAAAACTATTAAAAAAGCAGGCATTTTAATGCCTGCTTTTTTTGTGCAATTTTTTTACAAAGAACTTACAGGAACCAAATGCTGCTTTGTATTCCCTGCTACACTAGTATATGCTGTTAATAGTTATTATTAATCATTTTCTTCATCAGGCGATCTTTTGAGATATCTATCTTCTTTTCGAACGTCATTAAAGATATCCCGTTACCTTTTTCGGGTGCTTGGCTTTATGCTGTGGGTATTAGGCGCCTTATTAACCAGTTTTTATCTGGTAAATATTTTTAATGAAGTCAAATCAGACATTCGTCAAGAATATAATACTAACTACGATACAATGTTCTCTTATATTCGGCATACTACCAACACCTTGCGGGATATCCAATATATGACGGAGAAACATTTATCACAAAAGAATGAAAAAGATCTAACTATTACTCTGCCGTATAATAACCCTGCTTTCTCATATACTCCTCTGAATATGAATTCAGATTGTGATCTCTTACGTAAAAGCACACATAGTTATTTGGACTCATTAAATAATCTGATTTTATTTTGGAAAGATAATATTGCCGCTCCGCGAGGCCTGAATCAGATCTTTCTGGTTGGTACACAAAGTATGTGTATGGTGAGCTTTTCAGTTCGCAGTACCATAACAGAACCTGAAACACTGAAGAAAATGGTCTACGAAAATTTCCGTAAACTAATCATTTTGAAAGAACAAGGAAAAGAACGGAATGTCTTTTGGGTCATGCCTAACACAAGAGCTGACAGCGGTACTTTTTATATCCTTGCGCCGATCTATACCAATGGGCAAATGACAGCAGTGATAGGTATTGAACAAGCTATCAGGTTAGACTCATTTCTACCAACAAGAAATCGACCTATTTCTATTACAATGCTAAACCACTATAATCAGCCTGAATTATATTACCCAGTAAAAAATGATAATAAATTTCGTTATGCTGACTATAATATACAGACCCCTTATTTTGGTTATGATGAAGGTTTTTCCAATTTATTATTAAAACGACGCTTAGCACCATCTTCATTCAACGTTGTTTTTTCATTACCATTAAAATATATCTATAGTGAATTAAAGGTAACAATCATTAACAGTATCGTATTGAATCTTATCTTTACGATCCTGATTATTTTTTTTGTCTGGTTATTTGAACGTAAAATATTTTCTCCTGCTGAAGAAAATGCTATTCGTCTTGAAGAGCATGAGCAATTTAACCATAAAATTGTTGCCTCTGCACCAGTTGGCATCAGTATTTTACGGATTAATGATGGTGCCAATATTCTCAGTAATGAACTGGCACATAATTACACCAGAATGCTAACGTATGAAGATCAAAAACGTATCGTCGATATTATCTGTGATAAAACCAGCAGCTATATTGATGTTGTCACCAGTAACAACAATCACCTGCAAATTAGCTTTGTACATTCACGTTATCGAAATGAAGAAGTAGCAATCTGTGTACTAGTAGATATCAGTACACGGGTAAAAATGGAACAATCATTACAGGAAATGGCGTCAGCAGCAGAACAGGCTAATCAGGCAAAATCCATGTTTCTGGCAACAGTCAGCCATGAATTGAGAACACCACTGTATGGCATTATTGGCAATCTGGAACTGCTGCAATCTCATACATTGCCATCAGAATCTGCACGGCTACTATCAGCAATGAATAACGCATCATCATTGTTACTAAAAATCATCAGCGATATTCTCGATTTTTCCAAAATAGAATCTAAGCAGCTCAAAATTGATTCCAAGAAATTCTCTTGTAAAGAAATTGTATTGCATGTGATCTCAAATTATCTTCCCCTCATTGTGAAAAAAGAGTTGGGATTATACTGCTATATTGAACCGGACATTCCCGATATTATCAATAATGATCCCGTAAGGTTGCAGCAAATTATCTCCAATCTGCTGAATAATGCAATTAAATTCACAGAAACTGGCAGTGTTGTCATTACCATTTCTATAAAGCATAGTTACCTGTATATCAGTATCAAAGATACCGGGGTTGGAATCGAAGATAAA
Coding sequences within it:
- the gyrA gene encoding DNA topoisomerase (ATP-hydrolyzing) subunit A, which translates into the protein MSDIAREITPVNIEEELKSSYLDYAMSVIVGRALPDVRDGLKPVHRRVLFAMNVLGNDWNKSYKKSARVVGDVIGKYHPHGDSAVYDTIVRLAQPFSMRYMLVDGQGNFGSVDGDSAAAMRYTEVRMAKIAHELLADLEKETVNFVPNYDGTEQIPDVMPTRIPNLLVNGSSGIAVGMATNIPPHNLSEVVDGCLAYIDDENISIEGLMEYIPGPDFPTAAIINGRRGIQEAYRTGRGKIYIRARAKIETDEKNGRETIIVNEIPYQINKARLIEKIAELVKDKRIEGISALRDESDKDGMRIVIEVKRDAVAEVVLNNLYSLTQLQVSFGINMVALHQGQPKLLNLKDILSAFINHRREVVTRRTIFELRKARERAHILEALAVALVNIDSAIELIRRASTPAEAKANLIAQAWELGNVSAMLEQAGDDAARPEWLEPEYGIHDGKYYLTEQQAQAILDLRLQKLTGLEHEKLLDEYRELLKLIGELLFILENPERLREVIREELLAIKDQYNDARRTELTENSADINIEDLINQEDVVVTLSHQGYVKYQPLSDYEAQRRGGKGKSAARIKEEDFLERLLVANTHDTILCFSNKGKMYWMKVYQLPEASRGARGRPIVNLLPLEQEERITAILPVREYEDGLNIFMATASGTVKKTKLSEFSRPRSAGIIAVKLSDGDELIGVDLTDGSNEVMLFSAKGKVVRFLEEDEETLEDGTIRVKGVRAMGRTAAGVRGIKLSAGDKVVSLIIPRGEGEILTVTENGYGKRTAQSEYPTKSRATQGVISIKVSERNGDVIGAIQVETTDQIMMITDAGTLVRTRVSEVSVVGRNTQGVTLIRTTEDEKVVGLQRVAEPDDDEDEENNITSPSDEGNSESEDQV
- the nrdA gene encoding class 1a ribonucleoside-diphosphate reductase subunit alpha, which translates into the protein MNQSLLVTKRDGHKEQIDLDKIHRVVAWAAEGLKNVSVSQVELRSQIQFYDGIKTADIHETMIKAAADLISGDAPDYQYLAARLAIFHLRKKAYGQFEPPALHDHVVRMVNLGKYDKHLLEDYSKEEFEQMDSFINHLRDMDFSYAAVKQLEGKYLVQNRVTGEIYESAQFLYILVAACLFSTYPKETRLSYIRRFYDAVSTFKISLPTPIMAGVRTPTRQFSSCVLIECGDSLDSINATSSAIVKYVSQRAGIGVNAGRIRALGSPIRDGEAFHTGCIPFYKHFQTAVKSCSQGGVRGGAATLFYPLWHLEVESLLVLKNNRGVEGNRVRHMDYGVQLNKLMYERLIKGEDITLFSPSDVPGLYDAFFADQDEFERLYTQYESDVTIRKERIKAVELFSLMMQERASTGRIYIQNVDHCNTHSPFDPAVAPVRQSNLCLEIALPTKPMNNINDENGEIALCTLSAFNLGAINNLTELEELAELAVRALDSLLDYQDYPIIAAKQGSMGRRTLGIGVINFAYYLAKNGVRYSDGSANNLTHKTFEAIQYYLLKASNGLAKEKGACPWFGETTYAQGILPIDTYKKTLDTLTREPLHMDWETLRNDIRQHGLRNSTLSALMPSETSSQISNATNGIEPPRGYISIKASKDGILRQVVPEYNRLKGAYELLWQMPGTDGYLQLVGIMQKFIDQSISANTNYDPARFPNGKVPMNQLLKDLLLAYKYGVKTLYYHNTRDGAEDVQGDLEEVVESADSDCDGGACKI
- the rcsC gene encoding two-component system sensor histidine kinase RcsC, encoding MRYLSSFRTSLKISRYLFRVLGFMLWVLGALLTSFYLVNIFNEVKSDIRQEYNTNYDTMFSYIRHTTNTLRDIQYMTEKHLSQKNEKDLTITLPYNNPAFSYTPLNMNSDCDLLRKSTHSYLDSLNNLILFWKDNIAAPRGLNQIFLVGTQSMCMVSFSVRSTITEPETLKKMVYENFRKLIILKEQGKERNVFWVMPNTRADSGTFYILAPIYTNGQMTAVIGIEQAIRLDSFLPTRNRPISITMLNHYNQPELYYPVKNDNKFRYADYNIQTPYFGYDEGFSNLLLKRRLAPSSFNVVFSLPLKYIYSELKVTIINSIVLNLIFTILIIFFVWLFERKIFSPAEENAIRLEEHEQFNHKIVASAPVGISILRINDGANILSNELAHNYTRMLTYEDQKRIVDIICDKTSSYIDVVTSNNNHLQISFVHSRYRNEEVAICVLVDISTRVKMEQSLQEMASAAEQANQAKSMFLATVSHELRTPLYGIIGNLELLQSHTLPSESARLLSAMNNASSLLLKIISDILDFSKIESKQLKIDSKKFSCKEIVLHVISNYLPLIVKKELGLYCYIEPDIPDIINNDPVRLQQIISNLLNNAIKFTETGSVVITISIKHSYLYISIKDTGVGIEDKLQTQLFEPFFQINANKQTFSQGTGLGLAICEKLINLMDGDIEFISQQYIGSIFSIRLPLYGAKYHTKAYSKNRTQQKIVLAVRNDYLEKYLQNFLTKNYFQIALYDKSKIDGTELVILDQPDVLDIAVRYYIEISEKHIGPPKQIREHYWLHNTYQLIELDSVIDKLLSKNNHISPATISMSTSIRADSRLSTIKILVVDDHPLNRHLLIEQLNTIGFRTASANDGIDAIEHLKNNSTDIILTDVNMPNMDGYELTKYLRDKGYTSPIIGITANALAEEKQRCADAGMDYCLSKPVSLATLRDTLIEYSDIQS
- the ubiG gene encoding bifunctional 2-polyprenyl-6-hydroxyphenol methylase/3-demethylubiquinol 3-O-methyltransferase UbiG → MNVKTPDSHIPSHPNVDQQEIEKFEAVASRWWDLEGEFKPLHRINPLRLNYILQRAGGLFGKKVLDVGCGGGILSESMAREGADVTGLDMGFEPLQVARLHALESDTPVTYVQETVESHAEQHLHSYDVVTCMEMLEHVPDPESVIRACAKLVKPGGHVFFSTINRNRKAWLMAVIGAEYILNMVPKGTHDAKKFIRPSELIGWIDKTPLKDQHIIGLHYNPLTDKFRLGHNVDVNYMLHTQSV